In Helicobacter pylori Shi112, the genomic window GATGAGCTGACTTAAAAGGTCTTGTTCGTTAATGAAGCAATGCCCAGCGTTAGTGTCAAATTGATTGGCTTTAATTGTTGGCTTCTTTTAATCCAAACTCTTTAAATGGCTTCATCGTTATATGTCCTACAACCAGAGATAACCGCTACTAGGTGCTTTAGCATTCGCTCGTTGGGTTACTCCTTTAAAATTCAAGTATTACTACAATGCGCCTCACACCAATCACTTAGAAGAGTCCTGATTTTTAATAGCAATATCTAGCTTGTTGAAAGGGATTTCAATGTGGTTAGCGTCTAGGGCGTTTTTGATGCGTTCAATGAGTTCGCTACGCACATTAAAGATCCCATCTTCAATTTTTGCCCAAACTCTAATGGTGAAATTCAATGAGCTGGATCCAAAATCCGTGATTCCAATAAAAGTGGGCATGTTTTTATCAATTTTTTCCATTGTATCAATAACATCTTTTATCGTCTTATGCACTAGTTCAATATCGCTCCCATACCCTACCCCACAAACCCATTCAATGCGCCGACATGCAGTGTTATTGCTATTGATAATATTAGAATTAGCGACACTTTTATTGGGCAAAACCGCCAAGCGCCCGTCATGCAAGCGTAAAGAGGTATTAAAAAAATTAAGCGCTTCTACTTTGCCCTCTAGGCCAGAGATTTCAATGATGTCTCCTTTTTTGAAAGGGTGTAAAATGATAAGGATTATCCCTCCAGCAATGCTTGAAAGATAATCTTTTAAAGCCAACGCCACAGCAATCCCCACTGTTCCTAAAACAGTG contains:
- the mscS gene encoding small-conductance mechanosensitive channel MscS, with translation MDEIKTLLVDFFPQAKHFGIILIKAVIVFCIGFYFSFFLQKKTLKLLSKKDEILANFVAQVTFILTLIITTIITLSTLGVQTTSIITVLGTVGIAVALALKDYLSSIAGGIILIILHPFKKGDIIEISGLEGKVEALNFFNTSLRLHDGRLAVLPNKSVANSNIINSNNTACRRIEWVCGVGYGSDIELVHKTIKDVIDTMEKIDKNMPTFIGITDFGSSSLNFTIRVWAKIEDGIFNVRSELIERIKNALDANHIEIPFNKLDIAIKNQDSSK